A genome region from Hippopotamus amphibius kiboko isolate mHipAmp2 chromosome 1, mHipAmp2.hap2, whole genome shotgun sequence includes the following:
- the PADI1 gene encoding protein-arginine deiminase type-1: MAPQRALQLSLKKPTYAVCVVGIDMYVDVHSDVPKGAETFGVSGSSGVEVSMVYDPAQVTEPTGKARWPLNAGVDVIISVDAASKALNDLKVKVSYFGRQEGGVLGHSMLYLTGADISLDVDTGRTGKVKRGQGDKKTWRWGPEGYGAVLLVNCDRDSLRSTEIDLSSTQLTSLDDLQDMSPMVLSCDGPDELFDSHKLVLNVPFSDSRRVGVFCTRGGNSLSNYKQVLGPQHLSYEVERPPGERKISFYVEGLAFPDADFSGLVSLSVSLVDTKVCPEVPLFTDTVAFRMAPWIMTPNTQPPLELYVCSVVDSHGSNEKFLKDMSDLVLKANCKMIVCPQIENRNDRWIQDEMEFGYIEAPHKSFPVVFDSPRNRGLKDFPYKRILGPDFGYVAREIQLSGDASSLDSFGNLDVSPPVRVEGKEYPLGRILVGSSFPKSGGRRMAKVVRDFLQAQQVQAPVELYSDWLSVGHVDEFLSFVPTSDQKGFRLLLASPSACLKLFQEKKEEGYGEAVQFDGLKHQVKRSINEMLADRRLWNDNLYAQRCIDWNREVMKRELGLTERDIVDIPQLFFLSSSYAEAFFPDMVNMVVLGKYLGIPKPFGPIINGRCCLEEKVRSLLEPLGLRCIFIDDYLSYHKLLGEIHCGTNVRRKPFPFKWWHMVP; the protein is encoded by the exons TGATGTGCCCAAGGGCGCTGAGACCTTTGGGGTCTCTGGGAGCTCCGGGGTGGAGGTCTCCATGGTCTACGACCCAGCACAGGTGACGGAGCCCACAGGCAAGGCCCGCTGGCCCCTGAATGCCGGCGTGGACGTGATCATATCCGTGGACGCAGCCAGTAAGGCTTTAAATGATCTCAAG GTGAAGGTCTCCTACTTCGGACGGCAGGAGGGTGGTGTCCTGGGCCACAGCATGCTCTACCTCACTGGCGCTG ACATCTCCCTCGACGTCGACACTGGCCGCACGGGCAAGGTGAAGAGGGGCCAAGGTGACAAG AAAACCTGGCGCTGGGGTCCTGAGGGCTATGGGGCTGTCCTGCTGGTGAACTGTGATCGGGATAGTCTCAGGTCCACGGAGATTGATCTCTCCAGCACCCAGCTGACATCACTGGATG ACCTGCAGGACATGTCCCCAATGGTGCTGAGCTGCGACGGCCCTGACGAGCTCTTTGACAGCCACAAGCTGGTCTTGAATGTGCCATTTTCTGATTCCAGGAGAGTGGGGGTTTTCTGCACTAGGG GTGGGAATTCCCTCTCGAATTACAAGCAGGTGCTGGGGCCCCAGCATCTGTCCTATGAAGTGGAGCGGCCGCCAGGGGAGCGGAAGATCAGCTTCTATGTGGAGGGGCTCGCCTTTCCTGATGCTGATTTCTCAGGGCTGGTCTCGCTCAGTGTCAGCTTGGTGGACACCAAGGTATGT cccgAAGTGCCCCTCTTCACAGACACAGTGGCCTTCCGCATGGCCCCCTGGATCATGACCCCCAACACCCAGCCCCCCCTGGAGCTGTATGTGTGCAG TGTCGTAGACTCTCATGGCTCAAATGAGAAGTTTCTGAAAGACATGTCTGATCTGGTGTTGAAAGCCAACTGCAAGATGATCGTCTGCCCTCAGATTGAGAATCGAAATGACCGCTGGATCCAG gACGAGATGGAGTTTGGCTACATTGAAGCCCCTCACAAATCCTTCCCAGTGGTCTTTGACTCCCCCCGAAACAGAGGCCTGAAGGATTTCCCTTATAAGAGGATCCTG GGTCCTGACTTTGGATATGTAGCCCGGGAAATCCAGTTGTCTGGTGATGCCTCCAGCCTTGACTCCTTTGGCAACCTGGATGTCAGCCCGCCGGTCCGGGTGGAGGGCAAGGAGTACCCCCTGGGTCGAATCCTCGTCGGCAGCAGCTTTCCCAA GTCCGGTGGGCGGCGAATGGCCAAGGTGGTGCGCGACTTCCTGCAGGCCCAGCAAGTGCAGGCTCCCGTGGAGCTCTACTCCGACTGGCTCTCTGTGGGCCACGTGGATGAGTTCCTGAGTTTTGTGCCCACCTCCGACCAAAAG GGCTTCCGGCTGCTCCTGGCCAGCCCCAGCGCTTGCCTCAAACTGTTccaagagaagaaggaggagggctACGGGGAGGCAGTCCAGTTTGATG GGTTAAAGCACCAGGTGAAGAGAAGCATTAATGAGATGCTGGCAGACAGACGTCTCTGGAATGATAACCTCTATGCACAG aGATGCATCGACTGGAACCGGGAGGTGATGAAGCGGGAGCTGGGCCTGACCGAGCGGGACATCGTGGACATCCCCCAGCTCTTCTTCCTGAGCAGCTCATATGCAGAAGCCTTCTTCCCCGACATG GTGAACATGGTGGTCTTAGGCAAGTACCTGGGCATCCCCAAACCCTTCGGGCCCATCATCAACGGCCGCTGCTGCCTGGAGGAGAAGGTGCGGTCCCTGCTGGAGCCGCTGGGCCTCCGCTGTATCTTCATCGATGACTATTTGTCCTACCACAAGCTGCTTGGGGAGATCCACTGTGGCACCAACGTGCGCCGGAAGCCCTTTCCCTTCAAGTGGTGGCACATGGTGCCCTGA